TTAGGTCGTACTCTGCTCCAGGGCCTCGGCTCGGATCACCGTGGGCATACTCAAATAGCTCTTTCGCGATTCTCGAATAGCGCTCCTCGGCAGAACCTGCGTGGAAGACTCCTTGTCGTTCAAGAATGAAGTACACCGCCGCATACGCGACCAGCGCGGCGATCAAGCTGGGAACAATCTGCGTAACCAACTCCAGCCAAGAAGCCGCTTCGCTAATACTCTTGGTGCCTAACGAAACCCATAGAATAGCGAGCGCCGTGGCTGTCGTTACGGCCAGCACTGCGGAAAGATATCTAATCGCCTTACCTGCCCCTGCCACCTGCTATCTCCTCCCCAAAGTGACGTGATCGCGCCGACCGCCCAACGTTCGAAGCTCACCGACGCCGCTGGCGATGGCTGTTCGAAGATGAGTCAGCGGCCAACCCACCGGAACACCGACTGCCAAGGCAAAGCCGAGCGGTGATCGGTGGAGCGATTTGTTGGCCGTCGACCCCGATCCCTACGCCTGGAATGCTATTCATGCTTCTCATACCTCCAGTTCTCGAACCTGAGCTGCGACCTGAGCACGTCGGGAACGTACTCCGAGAACTTTCCGAATTCCACCGAGACAGTACGCGATAAGGAGACGCACGTCCTGCAGTAGCTCGAAACAGTCCGCGCGATCTCACTCGCGTTGTCCGGCGGTAGCAACTGTGCCTCCTCCGTGCGAACCCTTGAGAGCAGAGCCATTGCCTGAAGAGGAGTGCGAAGGTTTCCGAGGACATCGTCTCCTCGTTGGACATACGGAGCGCATTGGTCGAGTATCGACTGCGCCTTCTCTATGGCCAGAGGATGAAACGAATCCTTCCGGCGGTCGAGTACTTCCTTGAGGCCTGCTGACAGAGCCTTTACCGCTTTCAGGTCTTTCTCAATTCCACCCAAGACTTGCTTGCCAGCCGACGCTGACCCGCTTCCTCGCCCTCCGCTCTTCTCTAGCGCTGTCGCCGCAGATGCCAAGAGCGAGATGTCCGAAGAACGAGAAGAAAAGAATCCTCTGTAGAGTGAATTCAGCAGAGAAGCAAGAGACCGAAAGTCGGATTCCTTTGGAGCCCTAAGGACCACACCGACTTGACTCTCCGCACCGGGCCTTTGGATTAGTGTGGGGGTATTCGACTCTGCAGGATGATCAATCTTCAACTTGGCGACCGCCTGCTGAAAAGCTTCATCGACGGGCCTACCAAAGGCAAGCGCGCTATAAAACTGACCTGAGAAGTCGCGCGCCGCACCATCACCCACTCCAGCCCTCATGCCTACGGTGAAATCCACGATCCGAGAGATGGCCAGAGCCTGTGACTCCGAATGGCAAGAGTTCAGAACGACTACCTGAACACTTGGAACGAATGGGATAAACAGGTCCAACAGCTGCTCTGCTGATAGCAGTCGCGGTGCGCCATCGTTCTGCACGATACAGATTCCGCCCGCTGCGCCCGCTTCACCGTGACCGCTGAAGTGAACAATCTTCGGACGGAGTTCATTGAGAGCCTCGAGAATGTCGTCAAGTCTGACAGCCCACCTTGTTTCCAGCCTGATAGCGTCCCTGTGCGAACCGGAGCGGATCCGCTTTAAGATGAGACGCGCCTCCTCGTCCAGCTGCAGACGCGAAGTCTGGTCTGGGTTGGCGGCCAAGAACAGAATACTGAGATCAGTGGTGTTAGCAGGAATCATGTTCGCCTTTTCTCTAGGCTTAACGTCAATTCCCTGATCACGACGTCTAGAGAAGGTCTCAGCCTCCTCCAGAATAAGAGCGATCATCCGGGGAAAATAGGCTTGCTGGGGTCGTTCGGTAACACCATGCGACCGAAGCTTGGCAAGGACCGGTCGCTCTAGCTTCCGCGCAGCTCGCTTGATAGCGATCTTGATGTCCCGCTTGACCCTCCTTGGGTCGTTCGGAGTCAGTGGATTGTCGGTTATCCCGTAGACAGGGTTCAGGACGGAAGCAACCTCCCTGGCCGACTCATAGGTCGCCGCCTTGAGAGCAAATTCCAAGCTCTCTCGCAGTTCTCTTGAGCTCTCGGCCTCGGTCTCTGCGGCGGAGATCTCCTTCCTCAAGTGCTTCTCAATCTCCAAGAGACGCTTCCCGAGGTTATCCCGGGCGTACTTCCGCATCAGTCGTGCTGGGTCTGCTCGCCCTCGCGTTCGTTTCATCCTGTCTTGACCCATTGCCCTTTTCGGGTGCCTCGCTCATTGATTGACAAAGAGGTCTGGCGCGCAACTACCCTGCAAGAACCCGAGACGGCTAACCTTAGATTGACTACCTCTTGCCACAATCTGCCTACACGGCATCTGGGACCTCTGGGTCAAGACTCTCTCCCCTTACAAGATGCTCTTTTTCTTCATCATACGGCGTCGGAGGAACTAGCGTCAATCTCGGGGCCTGTCCAATATGCGAGCCACGACAGGGTCTGTCGCGGGGTTTTTGCCTATCCGACAAGCTTCACCGCTGAGGCAAGACGCGATAACGAGTACTCCCTTTTGTTATGGGACGAATAGCAGGCTCCCTGGCTGCCTATGCGACAGGGAGGCCTGTCGGATAGGCAGATCGCTATCTGTCGTATAGGCGCTGTCGGATAGGCAGCTTTTTGGAAGTCGTGGTGGCGGGAGGCAGGAGGGAAGATTTCTCCTCCACGGTGACTCAGCCATCCTGGATTCGCCGGGCGTGCTGAAACCCGATGTAGGGGTAGCAGATGACGAGTCGCACCCTGTACTCCGACCCGTCGGATTCCATGCCCACCACGAACCAACCTTCTTCTACGAGCACCAGGACAACCCGGACCAGGTAGGTCGACGCAGCGGTGGAGCTCAGAGAGACTGCCCCGACCGCCGCGGTTGGCTTCTTTTTCATGCCGGTGGCCACCCAGGCCGCTGGCCGGGTTGAGCGGAGGCTCGAGCCGAGCGGTAAAGGCTTTACTGGTTCGACTTAGAAAGCCCTTCGAACCACTCCCGATACGGAGTGTTGATCGCCATGCGCCGGTTGTAGTCCGGGGCACCGTCCGTCCACCACGGATCGCCCCGTTCTCCGAGAGCGACCTTGGCCTCCTCGATGAGGCGACGGGCCTCGAGCCGGGCCGGGTCGTCCCCGGTCCTCCGGGCATGCCCGAGCTTCGACCGCGCTCCCATCAATTGAGCCACCAAGGCTTGCCGCCGAGCTTCCGGCAAGTCTGGATTCGCCATGCGCCAGAGGCGACCCCGAACGACAAAGTAGCGGCCATCGGGGGTGACTGGGTGATTCATCGGGGACTCACTGATCGATGGAAGCTCCTGTCGCCCCTCCGGGGCTTGGGAATTCTTCGGATCACACACCCGGGGCTCGCGCCCCGGGCTAGATGCCTTCGCCCCTCCGGGGCTCCGTTGTGCCGCCGGGGCTCCGTTGTGGCGAATGCCCGTGAGCATCGAGGGCAGGCACAAGACCTGCCCCTACTTCTGGTTGGCTGCCAGCAGGTATTTCATCCCCGCGGGTGATTCGGATCGCATACCCGGGGCTCGCGCCCCGGGCTAGATGCCTCCGCCCCTCCGGGGCTCCGCTGTGCTGCCGGGGCTCCGTTGTGGCGAATGCCCGTGAGCATCGAGGGCAGGCACAAGACCTGCCCCTACCTCTGGTTGGCTGCCGGGAGGTATTTCGTCCTCGCGGGTGATTCGGATCGCACACCCGGGGCTCGCGCCCCGGGCTAGATGCCTCCGCCCCTCCGGGGCTCCGTTGTGCCATCCGTGCTTGGCCCATGGGGCCAGCGATACGCCACCATCCCATGCAGGCTGCGCACGAAGACCTCGTCGCCGGCGACCGCGAGGTGGGCCCAGGCTTCTTCTTCGCTGACCTGGCGGCGGTCGAGGAGGCGGAATTCTTTGGCGGTGGGGTGGATCAGGAGGAGTTCGCCGCGCTCGTCGAGGGCTAGGAGGCGGTCGCCGCGGACGGCCACGCTCCAGTACTTGCCGAAGGGGGTGGTGGTCCACGGAGATTCGCCGGTTGCCAGGTCGATGCAGGTGAAGCGGCCGTTGCCCAGGTGCAGGTAGGCGTGGCCGTCGAGGATCACCGGGGACGACATATTGCCGCTGGCCTTGAAGGTCCACTCCTCTTCACTGCTCCACCCGTCCTCCGCCGCCCGCACCCGGTAGAGCCGCGAGCCGTTGCGGTGGCTGGAGGTGAAGACGGCGTCGGGCTGGTTGGCCGTGCGGTAGACGGTGGGGGTGAGGATGTTCATGCCGCGGAAGTTGGGCACTTCTTCCTGCCACAGCACCTCGCCGCTCTCCGGATCGAGGCCTTGAAGGTGAGAGCGGCTCTGCACCAGCAGCTGGCGCTGGCCGTCGAGGGAGGTCAGCACCGGCGAGGAGAAAGCGCCGTCGGAGGTCATCTCGCCGTCCGCCACGGCGCTGCGCCAAACCACCTCGCCGGTGGCCTTGGCCAGCTTCACCACCGAGTTGGCGGCCTGGACGTAGACGTGCTGCCCGTCCACCAGCGGCGAGCTGGAGAAGCCGGAGCTGGGCACGTCGGTGCCGAAGCGTTGGGGGAAGTCGATGCGCCAGAGGAGCTCGCCGGTGGCGCCGTCGAAGGCGGAGAAAAGCTCATTCATGCCGCCGACGAAGAGGGTTTGGCCGTCGTAGGCGGGGGTCGAGCGGATCCAATCGCCGTTGGCGGCGGCGAAGAAGGGGACTGATCCCTTGCCCGGCCAGGAGGCCCGCCACAGCTCCTTACCGGTGGCGCGGTCCAGGGCGCGCACCACCTCGGTGTCGCCGCCGACGGTCTCGGTGATGAAGACCCGATCCCCGGCGACGATGGGACCGGAGTAGCTGGGCCCCAAGCCCTCCAGCTGCCAGCTCACCTCCAGCCCCGCCAGGGAATCCGGCCAGGGAGCGCCGGGGGCCGAGCCGTCACGCTCCGGACCGCGCCATTGGGTCCAGCCGGGATCGGTGGCTGCGGAGGTGGCAGGCTGAGCCAGCGCCGGGCTGCTCGACAGGAGGACGACGAGCAGCAAGACCAGCACGGTCAGCACGGCGAGGTGCGCCATCGAGAGGGATGATGCGGCGCGGCGAGCGCGGGCGAGGGGACGCGGCGGTGAGATCTTCATGGCGTCAGGCTAACCGCAGAAGGCTCCAGGCCGGTAGATTCGTCGGCTTTGGGCCCTGGCACTGTCTTCGACCGGCAAATTTCACTCTAGGAGCTTCCTGCGAGCCGCATTAGAGCTTCCTCGCCACGCCGCAGCTCCGGTGGCACAGCAGAGCCCCGGAGGGGCGGAAGCATCTAGCCCGGGGCGCAAGCCCCGGGGGTGCTCCCTCGCCACGCCGGAGCTCCGGTGGCACAGCAGAGCCCCGGAGGGGCGGAAGCATCTAGCCCGGGGCGCGAGCCCCGGGGGTGCGAACCGAAGAACTCCCAAGCCCCGGAGGGGCGGCAGGAACTCTCCGCCCCCCCGGCGGCAAGAACCTATTTTCGTCTTCGCGGGTGATTCAGAGAAGCATACCCGGCTGCTAGCAGCCCGTGGTGAAATTCAGACGCCTGCGAGAGCGAGCAATTTTTCGCCGAATCGAGGCCGGAAAACCGCAGGCGATGCGGGTATCGGCGAGGTTTTCGAACGAAGATTCGGCGGAAAAGGGCCGCTCGTAGCGCGGCTCGACTTTTGCTACGGGCTGCTAGGGCAGCGTTGGGAGCGAGGAGTTGGAAGAAGCCGCCACGGAATTCTTGCACCAGAGGAAACTAGCTGCTTCCGAGCTGCTGAATGAGCTCTGCCGGCCGAGAAGTCTCGGTTCAGAACACGACCGGCTCGCCCGAAACTTGACGCCCACCCCCACTTTCGCGCATCCTTAGAGCCTATGAACGCGCTCGCGACCCGTACCGCCGTGATTATCAGCCCCAGCTAGGCGGGGCCCGGCACGAGCGTGTGACGAAGCTGGCCTCGCCCTCGGGCGGGGCCTTTTTCGTTGGGGAGGTCCTGCCGGGGCCGGCCCCGTGATCAATTCTCGAAATCATCCCAACGGGCGGAGAGCTCCCTAGCGGCGAGCCTCCAGGATAGGAAAGCCATGAGCGATACGACCCAGGTGGCGGACGAGAAAGAGCGCAAGAAGCGCTATAAGAAGAGTCTCAACCTGCCCAAGACCCCCTTCCCCATGCGCGCCAACCTGGCGCAGAACGAGCCCCAGAGCCTGAAGCGCTGGCAGAAGGAGGATCTCTACCGGCAGCTGATGGAGGCTCGCAAGGAGGCGGAGCCCTTCCCCTTCCACGACGGCCCGCCCTACGCCAACGGCGAGATCCACGTCGGCCACTTGCTCAACAAGGTGCTCAAGGACATCGTGGTGCGCAGCCGCAACATGGCGGGGAACTATTGCCCCTTCGTGCCCGGCTGGGATTGCCACGGACTGCCCATCGAGCATCGGGTGATGATCGAGCTGGTGGAGTCCGGAAAGATGGAGAAGATCGCCGGCCTGGACGAGGACACCCGGCGCATGGCGGTGCGGCGGGAGTGTGCCCGCTACGCCGAGAAGTATAAGAAGGTGCAGGCGGCGCAGCTGGAGCGGCTGCTGACCCTGGCGGATTACGACAATCCTTACATGACCATGAACCCCGGCTACGAAGCCTCGGTGCTGGAGGTTTTCGGCGATTTGCTGGAGCAGGGGTTGGTCTACCGCGCCTTGAAGCCGGTGCATTGGTCCATCGCCAACGAGACCGCCCTGGCGGAGGCGGAGCTGGAGTACAAGGATCGGCGGGATCCCTCCATCTACGTGCACTTCGACGCCGAGGATTCGGCGGCGGTGGCGGAGGCCTTCGGTGTCGATAGCGGCGAGCTCAGCGGGCTCACTCCGGGTTTCCTGATCTGGACTACCACCCCCTGGACCCTCCCCGCCAACGTGCTCATCGCCGTGCACCGCAGCTTCCAATATTCGCTGGTCAAGGTCGGCGACCACGCCACGGTCATCGCCAGCGACCTGGTGCCGACGGTGGCGAAGGTGGCCGGGCGGGAGGATCTGGAGGTGTTGGGTCAGACCACCGGCGACAAGCTCCTGGGGCTGCGCTATGGCCATCCCTTCGTCGAGCGTGCCTTCTCCGGCAATCAGGGGAAGATCGTCGAGGCCGACTACGTCACTCTGGAGGACGGCACCGGCCTGGTGCACACGGCCCCCGGGCACGGCCAGGAGGACTACGTCACCGGCCTCAAGGAAGGGCTGGAGATCTACTCGCCGGTGCGCGGCGACGGCACCTACGACGACACGGTGCCGGAGTGGCTCCGGGGGCTCTCGGTGTGGGACGCCAATCCCAAGATCATCGAGCACCTGCAGGAGAGCGGCCACCTCTACCACCACTTCGAGTTCAGCCACTCCTATCCCCACGACTGGCGTTCCAAGACGCCGGTGATCTTCCGCTGCACGGAGCAGTGGTTCATCGGCGTCGATCGGCCCACGGAGCGGGACGGCCGATCCCTGCGGGAGATGGCCCTGGAGGCGACGGAGTCGAAGATCCGCTTCGTCCCCGCCTGGGGCGCCAAGCGCCTCAAGGGCATGCTCGAGGCGCGGCCGGATTGGTGCATCTCGCGGCAGCGGGCCTGGGGCCTCCCCATCCCCGCCTTCCGCCGTCCCGACGGCTCGACCTTCCTCACCACCGCCTCGGTGCGGGCGGTGGCGCAGGTCTTCGTGCAGAAGGGCAGCGACGCCTGGTTCACTGCCGATGCGGCGACGCTGCTGGCGCACTATGACGCCGCGGCGGATCCAGAGGCGCCGGAGGGTCTGGAGGTCGAGAGCCTGGTCAAGATGTACGACATCTTCGACGTCTGGTTCGAGTCCGGCTCGTCGTGGAACGCGGTGATGCGCCGCCGCGGCCTGGGCTTCCCGGTGAAGCTCTACCTGGAAGGCTCAGACCAGCACCGCGGCTGGTTCCAGCTCTCGCTACTCCCGGGCCTGGGAGCCACCGGTCAGCCGCCCTTCGAAGCGCTGCTGACCCACGGCTTCATGGTCGACAAGGACGGCAAGAAGATGAGCAAATCCCTGGGCAACGCCCTCCAGGTGGAGGATCTGCTGCAGGATTTCGGCGCCGACGTCTGCCGCTGGTGGGTCAGCTCCCTGGCCTTCGAGAACGACATCAAGGTCGACCTGGAGTATTTCGAGATCGCCGGTGAGTCCTACCGCAAGGTGCGCAACACGCTGCGCTTCCTGCTCTCGAACCTCCACGACTTCGACCCGGAGAAGGCGGCGACCTTGGAGGAGATCGACGCCTTCTCTCTCGACGCCTGGGCGCTGGAGCGCACGGCGGAGCTGCGGCGCAAGGTGCTGGCGGCCTACGACGGCTATCAATTCCGCCAGGCCCACCTGCTGCTCTTCGATTTCTGCAACGAGACCCTCTCCGCGGTGTACCTCAACGCGGTGAAGGATCGCCTGTACTGCGACCGCGCCGACTCCCCCCGGCGGCGGTCCACCCAAAGCGCGCTGTGGCAGATCTCCCAGGTGCTGGTGGCGCTCCTCGGGCCGATCCTCCCCCACACCGCCGACGAGGCCTGGCGGGCGCTCTTGGGAGACGACGACGCCTGCCTGCACCTGGCGACCTATCCGCAGCTCGACTACCAGGCCGACGCCGGCTGGGCGCAGGTGCTCGCCGTGCGCGAGGCCGTAGCCAAGGCCCTCGAAGGCTCCAAGGCCCGGGGCATCGAGAATCCCCTCGACGCCGGCGTCACCGTGCCCGACGCCGACGGCGCCCTGGAACCCTTCGCGGCGGAGCTGGCGGACGTCTTCGGCGTCTCCCGAGTCGAGCGCTCGGCGACGGCGACGGCGGTGGAGGTCCAGGACCTCCGGGAGGAGCCCCGCTGCGAGCGCTCCTGGCGCCGGGACGAAACCGTCGCCCAGCGCAGCGACGGCGGCTGGCTCAGCGACCGCGATGCGGAGGCGGTGGGGTTGGGGTGAGCTCGGACTCTGCGGGTCACTAAGCCCTGGCTCCCACGCTCCGGCGTGGGAGCACTGGGGAGACGCTCCAGCGTCGGGGGCGGGGGATCGTACCGGGGGAGGGCTTTTTCTTCTAGAACCCTCAAGCTCCAAGCCCCCCGCGAGGGGTTGAAACCCCTCGCTAGTGCATCTCGTCCCTGGCGGGACGACACCCCCACCCTGCCCCGGAGATCTTCGGGTAGCCGATCCTCTTTCGCTCGAATGCCGAGCGGTGAGCTTCCCCCTCTACCGGCAGGTGGGGCGGAGGCTGGGAGAGGGGGACCGGAGGGGGTGAGGGCTTGGCTCCAACGACGCATTCAACGCTGAAATCTCTCACCAGATCGAGCTATCCGCCTCCGAGCTGCTCGATAAGCCTCTACAGCCGGCAGAATTCAGGTCAGGCACTACCGAGGAAACCCCTGGCCGGCCCCTCCAAGCCACTCGGCAAGAGTGATAGCTTCGCCCGAACAATCTAGAAGCCTTGGTTCCGCAGCCCTCCCACGAGGGTGAGGACTGCCCTTTCCAAAATCGCTCCCGGGAACGGCGGCAAGGCTTGGGAGAACAGGCAGAATGCTCCAATGCCGCCGCCGTCCCCTGCTGTGCTTTGTCTTCGGCCTCCTGGCAGCCGTCCTGGCAGCCCCCGCGGCGCAAGCCGTAGCCCCCCTCACCGAGCCCATCGAGACCGCCGCCGGCGAGACCCAGGGAGATTGGGCGGACCAGCTGGTATTCGAAATGCCGCCGTCGCCGCGGGGATTTGCTCCGCGGATCGTGCTGCTGCACGCCAAGGACGCCCGCGGGTCCGTGGTGGGGGACGGTTTCGTGCTCTCCGCCGGGGGCAGCATCGTGCGCCGCTCCGCCACCGGCGGGGTGCCCGGACACACGAAGGAAGATCTCTATCTCCTCGACGGGCAGGCCCTGGTTCCGGTGGAAGGAGACCTCGGGAGCGCCGCTCATGGCTCGGGCCTCCCTTCGCGGGTGGAAAGGGCCAGACCGGGGACACAGGCCGGGATGGAACTCCGCCAGGAGCTCTACCGTCTGGAAGACGACCGCGGGGACGTCATCCGCTGGCACCGCGCCTCCAACACCTGGACCCGCACCCGCGACGGCTGGACCTGGGTTTACGGCCAGCGGTTCTTCAGCGATGGGGATGCCGGCGCGGAGGGTGGCGTGGGAGCCCGGATCCGAGGAGCCCGGGCGAGAGAGAAACTAGTCCAAGGAGCTACGATTCCGAGATTCGGAGCCTTCCTCGGCCCCACCGGCGTCAACGCCACCCAACGCCTGGTGCATCGAGACGACCCGCGGATCCACGGCCGAGCCCGCCCCCACGCTGGAGCTCTGGATCTCGACACCTCCGGCCCAGTCTCTCCTCCCAGCACCTTCGACACCGCCACCGGCCCCTGCTCGGTGACCGAGGCAGAGCCTCTCCCCCGCTGCAACACCGCCCGCTGGATGCTCTCCCGGGTCGAGGATCCCTACGGCAACTGGATGCTCTACCACTACACCGTCGAGCCCATGCCGGAGAAGGTCGGCGCCCTCTACGGCCCGGGGGACGGACGGCGACTGCTGTTGGAGCGCATCGAGTGGTTCGCCGCGGCCTCCCAAGAAGCTAGCAGCCAAGCTCTCGGCGAGGTCGTCTTCCGCTACGGCCCCCAGCCGGCGCCCCGGCTGAGCTTCGCCGGCGGCACTCGGAGCTTCTCCGGACAGCGCCTCACCGCGGTAGAAGTGCTCAGCGGCAGCGGTGAGACCTACGCCCTCTACGAGCTCGAGTACAAGGACGAGGGCGGAGAGGATTGCGATGGCGAGCCGCTGCGGCTCAACGGCGACGACAGCCGCGACCTGGAAGGCGAGCGGCCCCTCCAATCCCTGCTGCGCCGGGTGGTCCGGGTCGATCCCGAGGAGCCCAGCCGCCGGCGGACCCTGCGCTGCCTGGAGACCCATCACGAGCCGCTTCGAGCCTCCCAATGGAGCGACGAAGAGAACATCACCGAGCTCGTCCGGGCTCCCGGCCTGACCTTCTATCCGGGAGACACCCGCATCACCCCGGTGCCGGTGGAGGTCAACGGCGACGGCAAGATGGACCTGCTCCTCCTCGCCTCCGGCAGCCGCTCGTACGACGACCGCCTCTTCCTCGCCCAAGGTCGCCAGCACCGCAAGCCCTTCGAAGAGGACGAGGACGACCCGGGCTCGAACGCCTGGCTGGAGCTCGCCGACCGCCACTTGAGCCCCGACGAGCCCTTCCTGCTGGCGGATTTCAACCGTGACGGCTACACCGACGCCCTCTACCCCGACGGCGAAGAGCAGGGCGCGCTACGCCTCTACACCCCGGTCTTTCACGACTTCAGCTCCATCGAGGTCGATGTGACCGAATGCGACCTACGCTTCGCCACCAGCGCCGACATCGACGGCGACGGCTACCCGGACCTGGTTCGGCGAAGCCACACCAAGACCGACGACTGCCCCGGCCGGGGCCGCACCCGCTGGCTGCGCAATCGGGGAGAAGACCCGTGGTTCGCCGAGGCGGACTGGCAGGATCTGCAGGTGCCCCTGGACGCCCTGGGCATCAAGGCATTGGAGATGGAAATCCCGGACCTCAATCCGGATTGGACGCCGGCCCTCTTCGCCGCCGAGCAGGCGAGCTTCCACGACGTCAACGGCGACGGCATCGCCGACCTGCTCTACGCCTTCTACCAGCGCTGGGAACAACATCTGAACTTTTCGGCCTGCCCCGATCCGCCCCCCAGCGGCGACGAAGAACCCTGCCAGTGGCGACCGGACACCCAAAGCGTCTACAGCCGCATTTTCTTCGGCGACGGCTACGGCCACTTCGTCGACTCCAGGCTCCACGCCGGGGCTCCCACCTACCATCACTATCCCGGCTGGCCCGGCTGGTACTTCACCACCTACCGGGCGCTCCAGGATTTGGACCGCAGCGGCACCCCGGAGCTGCTCCACGGCCTGCGCCCCTCCGGCTCCGAGCCCTACGTGGCCGTCGCCTCCTGGCGGGGAGTGGCCTATGGCTTCTCCCGCGGCACCGTCGGAGGAGCGCAGAATCCCTGGGCTCCGGACGAGCTCCTCCAGCTTCCCCTGCACGAATATCCGGACCAGGGCAACGATTGCTTCGACGAGCCGGAGCACCAGAATCTTTCCGTGCCGGTGATCGCCGACTTCGACGGCGACGGATTCCCGGACCTCCTGGAGTTGCGCTGGGACAAAGAGCGCCGGCAAAGCTCCTGCGACCAGAGCGGCTGGTGCGCGGGCATCCGCTGGTCGGAGCGGACGGTGAGTCAAGGGCGGGTGACTTCCAGCGACGGCAGCTGGGGAGGTCGCACGCACCTGGAATGGGGTTTCACCGGCACCTCCCTGCTCTACGACAACATCGAGCTGCGCAGCT
The Acidobacteriota bacterium genome window above contains:
- a CDS encoding CHAT domain-containing protein; translation: MRKYARDNLGKRLLEIEKHLRKEISAAETEAESSRELRESLEFALKAATYESAREVASVLNPVYGITDNPLTPNDPRRVKRDIKIAIKRAARKLERPVLAKLRSHGVTERPQQAYFPRMIALILEEAETFSRRRDQGIDVKPREKANMIPANTTDLSILFLAANPDQTSRLQLDEEARLILKRIRSGSHRDAIRLETRWAVRLDDILEALNELRPKIVHFSGHGEAGAAGGICIVQNDGAPRLLSAEQLLDLFIPFVPSVQVVVLNSCHSESQALAISRIVDFTVGMRAGVGDGAARDFSGQFYSALAFGRPVDEAFQQAVAKLKIDHPAESNTPTLIQRPGAESQVGVVLRAPKESDFRSLASLLNSLYRGFFSSRSSDISLLASAATALEKSGGRGSGSASAGKQVLGGIEKDLKAVKALSAGLKEVLDRRKDSFHPLAIEKAQSILDQCAPYVQRGDDVLGNLRTPLQAMALLSRVRTEEAQLLPPDNASEIARTVSSYCRTCVSLSRTVSVEFGKFSEYVPDVLRSQLRFENWRYEKHE
- a CDS encoding VCBS repeat-containing protein — encoded protein: MLQCRRRPLLCFVFGLLAAVLAAPAAQAVAPLTEPIETAAGETQGDWADQLVFEMPPSPRGFAPRIVLLHAKDARGSVVGDGFVLSAGGSIVRRSATGGVPGHTKEDLYLLDGQALVPVEGDLGSAAHGSGLPSRVERARPGTQAGMELRQELYRLEDDRGDVIRWHRASNTWTRTRDGWTWVYGQRFFSDGDAGAEGGVGARIRGARAREKLVQGATIPRFGAFLGPTGVNATQRLVHRDDPRIHGRARPHAGALDLDTSGPVSPPSTFDTATGPCSVTEAEPLPRCNTARWMLSRVEDPYGNWMLYHYTVEPMPEKVGALYGPGDGRRLLLERIEWFAAASQEASSQALGEVVFRYGPQPAPRLSFAGGTRSFSGQRLTAVEVLSGSGETYALYELEYKDEGGEDCDGEPLRLNGDDSRDLEGERPLQSLLRRVVRVDPEEPSRRRTLRCLETHHEPLRASQWSDEENITELVRAPGLTFYPGDTRITPVPVEVNGDGKMDLLLLASGSRSYDDRLFLAQGRQHRKPFEEDEDDPGSNAWLELADRHLSPDEPFLLADFNRDGYTDALYPDGEEQGALRLYTPVFHDFSSIEVDVTECDLRFATSADIDGDGYPDLVRRSHTKTDDCPGRGRTRWLRNRGEDPWFAEADWQDLQVPLDALGIKALEMEIPDLNPDWTPALFAAEQASFHDVNGDGIADLLYAFYQRWEQHLNFSACPDPPPSGDEEPCQWRPDTQSVYSRIFFGDGYGHFVDSRLHAGAPTYHHYPGWPGWYFTTYRALQDLDRSGTPELLHGLRPSGSEPYVAVASWRGVAYGFSRGTVGGAQNPWAPDELLQLPLHEYPDQGNDCFDEPEHQNLSVPVIADFDGDGFPDLLELRWDKERRQSSCDQSGWCAGIRWSERTVSQGRVTSSDGSWGGRTHLEWGFTGTSLLYDNIELRSSAEVLTAADGASGREEMGYGWGLHADGAFRGFGLVRRRNARGGLVTSVTGQSPPLQGRPLLRARHRQGGDLEKVTVTAYGRLTEDGKGYALDVEPPYFNPLLRECHFEIERTSQVPELHELIRECYAWNGRTAPSRGELWAAYGLDRWIFRTPERNTAWAAWNAPGEDEEELHPLSSWEDEPLLFWPQLLQPYYREVGWRWPEPAPVRGSGQLFEPGPTVRPNSRLGRDSALGQQRDKVTDELTGERPVHPILEAPTWLPEEPDIERVLARLPEPARGEGWTLHVTDYLYEDPAVPRPTRILYHR
- a CDS encoding PQQ-binding-like beta-propeller repeat protein, translating into MKISPPRPLARARRAASSLSMAHLAVLTVLVLLLVVLLSSSPALAQPATSAATDPGWTQWRGPERDGSAPGAPWPDSLAGLEVSWQLEGLGPSYSGPIVAGDRVFITETVGGDTEVVRALDRATGKELWRASWPGKGSVPFFAAANGDWIRSTPAYDGQTLFVGGMNELFSAFDGATGELLWRIDFPQRFGTDVPSSGFSSSPLVDGQHVYVQAANSVVKLAKATGEVVWRSAVADGEMTSDGAFSSPVLTSLDGQRQLLVQSRSHLQGLDPESGEVLWQEEVPNFRGMNILTPTVYRTANQPDAVFTSSHRNGSRLYRVRAAEDGWSSEEEWTFKASGNMSSPVILDGHAYLHLGNGRFTCIDLATGESPWTTTPFGKYWSVAVRGDRLLALDERGELLLIHPTAKEFRLLDRRQVSEEEAWAHLAVAGDEVFVRSLHGMVAYRWPHGPSTDGTTEPRRGGGI
- the ileS gene encoding isoleucine--tRNA ligase → MSDTTQVADEKERKKRYKKSLNLPKTPFPMRANLAQNEPQSLKRWQKEDLYRQLMEARKEAEPFPFHDGPPYANGEIHVGHLLNKVLKDIVVRSRNMAGNYCPFVPGWDCHGLPIEHRVMIELVESGKMEKIAGLDEDTRRMAVRRECARYAEKYKKVQAAQLERLLTLADYDNPYMTMNPGYEASVLEVFGDLLEQGLVYRALKPVHWSIANETALAEAELEYKDRRDPSIYVHFDAEDSAAVAEAFGVDSGELSGLTPGFLIWTTTPWTLPANVLIAVHRSFQYSLVKVGDHATVIASDLVPTVAKVAGREDLEVLGQTTGDKLLGLRYGHPFVERAFSGNQGKIVEADYVTLEDGTGLVHTAPGHGQEDYVTGLKEGLEIYSPVRGDGTYDDTVPEWLRGLSVWDANPKIIEHLQESGHLYHHFEFSHSYPHDWRSKTPVIFRCTEQWFIGVDRPTERDGRSLREMALEATESKIRFVPAWGAKRLKGMLEARPDWCISRQRAWGLPIPAFRRPDGSTFLTTASVRAVAQVFVQKGSDAWFTADAATLLAHYDAAADPEAPEGLEVESLVKMYDIFDVWFESGSSWNAVMRRRGLGFPVKLYLEGSDQHRGWFQLSLLPGLGATGQPPFEALLTHGFMVDKDGKKMSKSLGNALQVEDLLQDFGADVCRWWVSSLAFENDIKVDLEYFEIAGESYRKVRNTLRFLLSNLHDFDPEKAATLEEIDAFSLDAWALERTAELRRKVLAAYDGYQFRQAHLLLFDFCNETLSAVYLNAVKDRLYCDRADSPRRRSTQSALWQISQVLVALLGPILPHTADEAWRALLGDDDACLHLATYPQLDYQADAGWAQVLAVREAVAKALEGSKARGIENPLDAGVTVPDADGALEPFAAELADVFGVSRVERSATATAVEVQDLREEPRCERSWRRDETVAQRSDGGWLSDRDAEAVGLG